Proteins encoded within one genomic window of Syntrophales bacterium:
- a CDS encoding virulence RhuM family protein, with amino-acid sequence MKKQSGIHSEPLSKHSTGAVVLYNNPDGTISLDVRLEKDTLWLNLNQIASLFDRDKSVISRHLRNVFSSQELVRDSVVAFFATTAADGKTYQVENFNLDAILSVGYRVNSKRGTQFRIWATQTLRDHILKGYSVNQRRLKELRQSLKLVGQVLDRYDVTSDQARALLHVVTDYSYALDLLDDYDHQRVSLARLKKAAAKGIDYQEALIVIEQLRCKFGGSELFGREKDGSLPGSLGAVMQTFDGRDLYPSLEEKAAHLLYFLVKNHSFVDGNKRIAAALFLWFMEKNGILYCADGSRHIADNALVAITLMIAESKPEEKDVLAKVVVNLITGRK; translated from the coding sequence ATGAAGAAGCAATCCGGCATCCATAGTGAACCGCTCAGCAAACATAGCACCGGCGCCGTAGTGCTTTACAACAACCCGGACGGCACGATAAGTCTCGATGTCCGGCTGGAAAAGGACACATTATGGTTGAATTTAAACCAGATAGCATCCCTCTTCGATCGCGACAAATCGGTTATTTCCCGTCACTTGCGTAATGTATTTTCATCACAGGAGTTGGTGCGCGATTCAGTTGTTGCATTTTTTGCAACAACTGCCGCTGACGGCAAAACCTATCAGGTCGAAAACTTCAACCTCGATGCCATCCTCTCCGTGGGCTATCGCGTCAACTCCAAGCGCGGCACACAGTTCCGCATCTGGGCGACGCAGACCTTGCGCGACCATATTCTGAAGGGGTATTCCGTTAACCAGCGCCGCTTAAAGGAACTACGCCAGTCCCTTAAGCTGGTCGGCCAGGTCCTGGACCGGTATGATGTGACATCAGACCAGGCCAGGGCGCTTCTCCATGTGGTGACGGATTATTCTTATGCCCTTGACTTATTGGACGATTACGATCACCAGCGGGTTTCACTTGCCCGTTTGAAGAAGGCAGCGGCAAAAGGTATTGATTATCAGGAGGCTTTAATCGTTATCGAGCAGTTGCGCTGCAAATTCGGAGGATCAGAGCTCTTTGGCAGAGAGAAAGACGGCAGCCTGCCTGGTTCGCTTGGGGCGGTGATGCAGACGTTCGACGGGAGAGACCTCTATCCGAGCCTTGAAGAAAAGGCCGCGCATCTTCTTTATTTTCTGGTAAAGAACCATAGTTTCGTGGATGGCAACAAGCGCATTGCCGCCGCCTTGTTTCTCTGGTTCATGGAGAAGAACGGTATCCTTTATTGCGCCGACGGCTCCCGGCACATTGCCGACAATGCTCTGGTCGCCATCACGCTGATGATTGCAGAAAGTAAGCCGGAAGAGAAAGACGTTCTGGCGAAAGTCGTAGTCAATTTGATTACGGGTAGGAAATGA
- a CDS encoding type II toxin-antitoxin system HicB family antitoxin, which produces MPLKNDRYTYRVTWSDDDQEYVGLCTEFPSLSWLDKTPESALKGIRKTIESVINDMTHAGEAVPQPIACKRYSGKFMVRVPPEIHRNLAIQAAESGVSLNRIAGAKLSR; this is translated from the coding sequence ATGCCACTGAAAAATGATCGTTATACTTACCGCGTAACTTGGTCTGATGATGATCAAGAATATGTCGGTTTATGCACCGAGTTCCCGAGTTTGAGCTGGTTGGATAAGACGCCTGAGTCGGCCTTGAAGGGTATTCGTAAGACCATTGAGAGTGTTATCAACGATATGACGCATGCCGGTGAGGCAGTCCCGCAACCGATAGCCTGTAAAAGATATAGCGGTAAATTCATGGTTCGTGTCCCTCCTGAAATTCATAGGAATCTTGCTATTCAGGCAGCGGAATCAGGCGTCAGCTTAAACCGTATAGCTGGAGCTAAACTGAGCCGCTAA
- a CDS encoding Mut7-C RNAse domain-containing protein, giving the protein MAKWLRMAGFDALLFTGADDAAIVAAALDEKRILLTRDRRIMKRRVIVAGHIKAVLIESDHFTAQVQQVIRALKLEKGCLRPFTICLECNRRLEGRTKETVKDRVPPYVFLTQDHFAECPACHRLYWQGTHWQSMSRGMDAFGVALNIGAIGALGFF; this is encoded by the coding sequence ATGGCAAAGTGGCTGCGCATGGCAGGTTTTGATGCCCTCCTCTTTACCGGCGCCGACGATGCCGCGATAGTCGCCGCTGCCTTGGATGAAAAACGCATACTTCTGACCCGTGACCGGCGAATTATGAAACGCCGTGTCATTGTGGCTGGACATATCAAGGCTGTCCTCATTGAGAGCGACCATTTTACGGCACAGGTGCAGCAGGTCATCCGCGCCTTAAAATTGGAAAAAGGCTGCCTCCGTCCTTTCACCATCTGCCTGGAATGCAACCGGCGGCTGGAAGGACGTACTAAAGAAACGGTGAAGGACCGTGTCCCGCCCTACGTGTTCCTCACCCAGGACCATTTTGCCGAATGCCCCGCCTGCCACCGTCTCTACTGGCAGGGAACCCATTGGCAATCAATGAGCAGGGGAATGGATGCCTTTGGCGTTGCCCTTAATATTGGAGCGATAGGCGCTTTGGGATTTTTTTGA
- a CDS encoding RNA methyltransferase, protein MHAKLDNIAIVLKSPKFAGNVGSAARCAKNMGIAELIVVGNRELDDEEMRKMATHVAGDIVDGIRHYDTLDEALAEFNWVVGTTARQGWGRGPVVSPRQMAEQIVNVSQKNRVALLFGPEDAGLTNDDLRFCQTLVSIPTAGFKSLNLSQATMVVCYEIFVAQREEAAGFKQKLAEARELDGMYAHLQATLSAIGFLLPENPDYWMTHIRRLFSRTTLLAREVKIIRGICRQIEWYGDHKERKTPLF, encoded by the coding sequence GTGCACGCAAAACTCGATAACATCGCGATCGTCCTGAAGAGCCCGAAGTTTGCCGGGAATGTCGGCTCGGCGGCGCGGTGCGCCAAAAATATGGGCATAGCGGAGCTGATTGTTGTCGGCAACCGGGAGCTCGACGACGAGGAAATGCGCAAGATGGCGACCCATGTCGCGGGCGATATCGTCGATGGCATCCGCCATTATGACACGCTCGACGAGGCGCTGGCCGAATTCAACTGGGTGGTTGGGACGACGGCGCGGCAGGGGTGGGGGCGCGGGCCGGTGGTCTCGCCGCGGCAAATGGCCGAGCAGATCGTTAATGTGTCGCAAAAAAACCGGGTCGCCCTCCTCTTCGGCCCGGAGGACGCGGGGCTGACCAACGACGATTTGCGCTTCTGCCAGACGCTGGTCTCGATTCCGACCGCCGGCTTCAAATCGCTGAATCTCTCCCAGGCGACGATGGTCGTCTGCTACGAAATATTTGTCGCCCAACGGGAAGAAGCCGCCGGATTTAAACAAAAACTCGCCGAAGCAAGGGAACTGGACGGCATGTACGCCCACCTGCAGGCAACCCTGTCGGCAATAGGCTTCCTGCTGCCGGAGAATCCCGATTACTGGATGACCCATATCCGCCGCCTCTTTTCCCGCACCACGCTGCTGGCGCGGGAGGTAAAAATCATTCGGGGCATCTGCCGCCAGATCGAGTGGTACGGCGACCACAAGGAGCGGAAAACACCCCTGTTTTGA
- a CDS encoding NAD(P)H-dependent oxidoreductase yields the protein MTKILIIYHSQTGNTAKMAQAVAAGARLIDNTEVLLRRAQEASLDDLLAADGLAIGTPEYFGYMSGMIKDFFDRTFYPAQEKVFRKPYAVFISAGNDGAGALKSVERIALGYKFKKVSEPVLACGVPTEDVLEQCRNLGGVLAGGCQMGIF from the coding sequence ATGACGAAAATACTCATTATCTATCACTCGCAGACGGGAAACACCGCAAAAATGGCGCAGGCCGTCGCCGCTGGGGCCCGCCTCATTGACAATACGGAGGTTCTGCTAAGAAGGGCGCAGGAGGCCTCCTTGGATGATCTGCTGGCGGCGGATGGTCTGGCAATTGGCACTCCGGAATACTTCGGATATATGTCGGGAATGATAAAGGATTTCTTTGACCGTACCTTTTATCCCGCCCAGGAAAAGGTTTTCAGAAAACCGTATGCGGTTTTTATCAGCGCCGGCAACGACGGCGCCGGCGCCCTGAAGAGCGTCGAGCGGATCGCCCTGGGCTACAAGTTCAAAAAGGTGTCCGAGCCGGTACTTGCTTGCGGCGTGCCGACTGAGGACGTTCTGGAGCAGTGCCGCAACCTCGGAGGCGTGCTTGCCGGCGGCTGCCAGATGGGAATCTTCTAA
- a CDS encoding type II toxin-antitoxin system RelE/ParE family toxin, which produces MFTIRFSKQANKIKAKMPKIIAGRIDAELESIAENPTTYQGDWKPLQGSPFWRLRVGNWRAICEIINDELIIYVLKIGARGDVYK; this is translated from the coding sequence ATGTTCACGATCAGATTCAGCAAACAGGCCAATAAAATCAAGGCAAAAATGCCCAAAATCATTGCCGGGCGGATTGACGCCGAGCTTGAATCGATTGCCGAAAATCCCACAACCTATCAAGGGGACTGGAAGCCGCTGCAAGGCTCACCTTTTTGGCGACTGCGCGTAGGGAATTGGCGGGCAATCTGTGAAATTATCAATGACGAACTTATAATCTACGTCCTTAAAATCGGAGCGAGAGGAGACGTTTACAAATGA
- a CDS encoding helix-turn-helix domain-containing protein, which translates to MNIQIIEHNGAPEYAIVPFREWETIIDRLEEMEDIRDARTISVAIAGGEETYPHEFVKRLSSEENPLRVWREYRKLTLATLAKECGVSIPALSQIENDKRTPSVDLLLRLSKALCCDMEDLIRGD; encoded by the coding sequence ATGAACATCCAGATCATCGAACATAACGGCGCACCGGAATATGCAATCGTCCCTTTTCGTGAATGGGAAACGATCATCGATCGTTTGGAAGAGATGGAAGATATTCGTGATGCCCGTACGATCTCTGTCGCAATTGCCGGCGGTGAAGAAACCTACCCGCATGAATTCGTCAAGCGCCTGTCGTCAGAGGAAAATCCTCTTAGGGTATGGCGTGAATATAGAAAACTCACACTGGCAACGCTGGCCAAGGAGTGCGGCGTATCAATCCCGGCCCTGTCCCAGATCGAAAACGATAAGCGCACCCCCAGCGTGGATTTGCTGCTGAGGCTCTCAAAGGCGCTCTGCTGCGACATGGAGGACCTGATCCGGGGAGATTAG